From one Mytilus trossulus isolate FHL-02 chromosome 10, PNRI_Mtr1.1.1.hap1, whole genome shotgun sequence genomic stretch:
- the LOC134686538 gene encoding baculoviral IAP repeat-containing protein 7-A-like, translating into METRTKHNNTCHRMASTLLHASKINTMKKNYILAFIRISQTGEIYSSPLKYAPSKEIDLHSRTHNRRSRTARIPQKWHVQFVDMLRSTFLSWPTKEGKWWPVMLQDAGFVYLYHELDLQCTECKIKTSVKDWFNKETPKQAHARINPNCPLVKRAFKEKIEMDGSDINHASNTQSDTSHQPSLDGQIIINGFRPQILVTKPVENLTVSTKSEQNIDKSNTQIPLIEPIFNRPFDSIQQTTDAMNSQLTIDANFSRLEEPEYKYPQYQSYSSRLRSFDHWRFAHKQTPQCLAEAGYFYTGDNDIVRCFCCDLGLAEWDSKDNAWTEHARHNPKCHFLKNKKGDEYIENIQQDWRKIYNAKHAAFDDKMSRIATFDGDWRRDIEQTPEILADAGFFYTGEEDVVRCHYCDGGLRHWEQGDVPWEEHARWFPFCKFLIKMKGREFIEEIKRKTEERRSAENNSTPGEHSHGLSDNLKDNAVVKELLSMDFKVDDIKYAIDRYIKSKGDNNFCVEDLIDLIFQRPNEETKQSPFAVSNIIITEKPEENDPKKILEMNRKLKEKMKCIRCRVNDTCMLFVNCGHRLTCEKCAYAMDFCPYCDTKIKKRLKTFLS; encoded by the exons atggaaacacgaacgAAACATAACAATACTTGTCATCGCATGGCTTCAACATTGCTTCATGCTTCGAAAATTAATACCATGAAGAAAAACTACATTTTAGCTTTTATACGGATAAGCCAGACAGGCGAAATTTACAGTTCTCCATTAAAGTATGCACCATCAAAAGAAATTGATTTGCATTCGAGAACGCATAACAGACGTAGCCGTACTGCCAGAATACCACAAAAATGGCATGTACAATTCGTAGATATGTTGCGGAGTACGTTTTTGTCATGGCCTACAAAAGAAGGAAAATGGTGGCCTGTAATGCTTCAGGATGCTGGGTTTGTTTACCTTTATCATGAACTTGATTTGCAATGTACtgaatgtaaaattaaaacatcgGTTAAAGATTGGTTTAACAAAGAAACACCAAAGCAGGCACACGCTCGTATAAACCCAAATTGTCCTCTTGTTAAGCGAGCGTTTAAAGAAAAGATTGAGATGGATGGATCTGACATAAACCATGCATCAAACACTCAATCTGATACTTCTCATCAGCCTTCATTGGATGGTCAGATAATTATAAATGGATTCAGACCACAGATTCTAGTAACGAAACCCGTAGAAAATTTGACAGTTTCAACGAAAAGTGAACAGAATATAGACAAGTCAAATACCCAGATACCGCTCATTGAACCCATATTCAACAGACCATTTGATTCGATTCAGCAAACAACTGATGCTATGAATAGTCAACTTACCATTGATGCTAACTTCTCCAGATTGGAAGAACCAGAATATAAATATCCTCAGTATCAATCTTATTCATCAAGACTCAGGTCATTTGACCACTGGAGATTTGCACACAAACAAACACCTCAGTGTCTGGCCGAAGCTGGGTACTTTTACACTG GAGACAATGATATTGTTCGATGCTTTTGTTGTGACTTGGGATTAGCAGAATGGGATTCAAAGGATAATGCATGGACTGAGCATGCTCGTCACAACCCGAAATGTCACTTTCTAAAGAACAAAAAGGGAGATGAGTACATCGAAAATATTCAACAAGATTGGCGTAAG ATTTATAATGCCAAGCATGCTGCCTTTGATGACAAGATGTCTCGTATAGCAACGTTTGATGGAGATTGGAGGAGAGATATTGAACAAACCCCTGAAATACTAGCTGATGCTGGTTTCTTTTATACAG GCGAAGAAGATGTTGTTCGCTGTCATTACTGTGATGGAGGACTGCGACACTGGGAGCAAGGCGACGTCCCATGGGAAGAACATGCGCGATGGTTCccgttttgtaaatttttaatcaaaatgaaaGGTAGAGAATTTatagaagaaataaaaagaaaaacagag GAGAGACGCAGTGCTGAAAACAATTCTACACCGGGAGAACACAGCCACGGATTGTCAG ATAATTTAAAAGACAATGCAGTTGTAAAAGAACTTCTAAGTATGGATTTCAAGGTTGATGACATCAAATATGCGATTGATCGATACATTAAATCAAAAG GAGACAATAATTTCTGTGTGGAAGATCTTATAGATTTAATCTTTCAAAGGCCAAACGAAGAGACTAAACAAAGTCCATTTGCAG ttagCAATATCATCATCACAGAGAAGCCGGAGGAAAATG atcCTAAGAAGATCCTTGAGATGAATAGGaagttgaaagaaaaaatgaaatgtatacGCTGCAGAGTAAACGATACATGCATGCTTTTTGTGAACTGTGGACATCGGCTGACATGTGAAAAATGTGCATATGCAATGGACTTCTGTCCATATTGCGatacaaaaattaagaaaaggTTAAAGACGTTTTTGTCATAG